From the Palaemon carinicauda isolate YSFRI2023 chromosome 42, ASM3689809v2, whole genome shotgun sequence genome, one window contains:
- the LOC137633218 gene encoding uncharacterized protein, translating into MGGAWSFARLVGVLEGRALGTDKGSIFVYKRKDSAAPPRSRLTPLDLGIMRTLVALVLAVSCSAQIAVPYLAAPYPWAIKYQGVDGFGQTTFGHQAIDQTRHEVRLADGSVVGQYSYVDAKGEPAVTYYVAGRQGFNVVGSNVLPEGPSPDFVPEYSEDVALARAQFFEAFEAARKGETIPQDVPAPVEVAAPEPTLTAGQPEEEEPVPAAEPEPEVVAEEDKPALSIAEEPAAEEESSHTARRARSVTRIPLPYLAAVPTETKTTIETKQFEPVDAPTPAATKKIELTTKEHVFKVPGFKYVQPSVEVKPVQYSLLTPQVAPFAPFLYPGFGYPFAGVVAASPKEE; encoded by the exons ATGGGTGGGGCGTGGTCATTTGCGAGGCTGGTTGGCGTCCTTGAAGGCCGGGCATTGGGCACTGATAAAGGGAGCATCTTCGTATATAAACGGAAGGATTCGGCTGCTCCTCCTCGAAGCAGGTTGACCCCACTCGATCTAGGCATCATGAGAACTTTG GTGGCATTAGTCCTTGCAGTGTCCTGCAGTGCGCAGATTGCTGTACCTTACCTGGCAGCCCCATACCCATGGGCCATTAAGTACCAGGGAGTCGATGGTTTCGGGCAAACCACTTTTGGCCATCAAGCTATCGACCAAACCAGACACGAAGTCCGGTTGGCTGATGGCAGTGTAGTTGGCCAATACTCTTATGTAGATGCCAAAGGAGAGCCTGCAGTGACCTATTACGTTGCCGGCCGTCAGGGCTTTAACGTAGTGGGATCTAATGTCCTTCCAGAGGGACCATCACCTGATTTTGTCCCTGAATACTCCGAGGATGTTGCCTTGGCTCGGGCTCAGTTCTTTGAAGCCTTCGAGGCGGCAAGGAAGGGAGAAACAATCCCCCAAGATGTCCCTGCTCCCGTCGAAGTGGCAGCTCCTGAACCGACTTTGACCGCCGGTCAGCCAGAGGAAGAGGAACCAGTACCAGCTGCTGAACCCGAGCCTGAGGTAGTTGCTGAGGAAGACAAACCAGCTCTATCTATTGCCGAAGAACCTGCTGCTGAAGAAGAGAGTAGCCACACCGCTCGCCGTGCCCGTTCTGTCACCCGCATTCCTCTCCCATACTTAGCTGCGGTGCCAACAGAAACCAAAACTACCATTGAAACCAAGCAGTTCGAACCTGTCGACGCTCCTACACCAGCAGCTACGAAGAAGATCGAGCTGACGACGAAGGAACACGTTTTCAAAGTGCCTGGATTCAAGTACGTGCAACCATCCGTTGAAGTTAAACCGGTACAGTACAGCCTCTTGACCCCTCAGGTGGCTCCCTTCGCCCCATTCTTGTACCCAGGATTCGGGTATCCCTTCGCTGGTGTTGTTGCTGCTTCACCAAAAGAGGAATAA